One window from the genome of Nitrospira defluvii encodes:
- a CDS encoding type I secretion system permease/ATPase, with protein sequence MDVSAAHIDSCSTTSSRPDTGLLCLLLVARFHDVPVDGGQIQHQFGLSGHSLTVNALVRAAKHVGLKAGLVTTSWDELAATPFPAIAQRTDGTHVVLAKVQGEKVLLQDPLKERPHILSKEEFVAIWSGSLLLCTKRAGLRIEDLPFGIMWFIPAVLKYRRLLGEVVLASFFIQVFALLTPLFTQVVIDKVLVHKGFTTLHVMAMGMLALALFDALLGGLRTYLFAHTTNRIDVGLGAQLFRHLLALPLAYFEARRVGDTVARIRELEQIRQFLTSNSVTVVLDVVFTVVFLGVMWIYNPTLTLVVMASLPFFALLSVLITPTIRARLHEKFNRGAENQAFLVEAVSGIQTVKALAVEPPLQRRWDEQLASYVQASFRATSLMTVAGQVAACIQKSTTIAIMWVGAYQVIDGGLSIGELIAFNMLSGQVTGPLLRMVNLWQEFQQVGISIQRLGDVLNAKPEPTYNPNRTALPQIAGQIVFEDVGFRYRVDGPPVLQHVSLSLQPGQIVGVVGRSGSGKSTIAKLMQRLYVPERGRVLVDGVDLAQIDPAWLRRHVGVVLQENFLFNRSVRDNIALTDPGLPMERVMHAAKLAGAHEFILELPDGYDTVVGEHGCALSGGQRQRIAIARALVANPRILIFDEATSALDYESEAIIQRNMAQICKGRTVVIIAHRLSTVRPAHKIYVIDRGQLVEQGTHDELLMRNGMYTRLHQHQEGRAA encoded by the coding sequence ATGGATGTCTCAGCTGCCCATATCGATTCTTGTTCGACCACGTCATCTCGGCCGGATACCGGTTTGTTGTGTCTGCTTTTGGTCGCACGCTTTCATGATGTGCCGGTCGACGGCGGCCAGATTCAGCATCAATTCGGGCTGTCTGGTCACAGCTTGACGGTGAACGCCTTGGTGCGTGCCGCGAAACACGTCGGCCTGAAAGCCGGTCTTGTGACCACCTCGTGGGACGAACTGGCGGCGACGCCATTTCCGGCGATTGCTCAACGAACCGACGGGACGCATGTCGTCCTGGCAAAAGTGCAGGGAGAAAAAGTGCTGTTGCAGGATCCGCTGAAAGAGCGGCCGCATATTCTCTCGAAGGAAGAGTTCGTCGCGATCTGGAGCGGGAGCCTATTACTCTGTACGAAACGTGCAGGCCTACGTATAGAAGATCTTCCGTTCGGCATTATGTGGTTTATCCCCGCCGTGCTCAAGTATCGTCGTCTGTTGGGGGAAGTCGTTCTCGCTTCGTTTTTTATCCAAGTGTTTGCGTTGCTGACTCCGCTGTTCACGCAAGTGGTCATCGATAAAGTGCTCGTGCACAAAGGGTTCACGACACTCCATGTCATGGCGATGGGTATGTTGGCTCTCGCCCTGTTCGATGCGCTGCTCGGCGGATTGCGCACGTACTTGTTTGCCCACACCACTAATCGGATCGATGTAGGGCTGGGAGCGCAACTATTCCGCCATCTCCTGGCTCTGCCGCTGGCTTACTTCGAGGCCCGGCGGGTCGGCGATACGGTGGCGCGGATACGCGAACTCGAACAGATCCGCCAGTTTCTCACCAGTAACTCGGTGACGGTGGTCTTGGACGTGGTGTTTACGGTCGTGTTTTTGGGTGTGATGTGGATCTATAACCCCACACTCACATTGGTGGTGATGGCCTCGCTGCCATTTTTTGCCCTGCTCTCGGTGCTCATTACGCCGACCATTCGTGCTCGGCTCCATGAAAAATTCAACCGCGGTGCGGAGAACCAGGCATTTCTAGTGGAAGCGGTGAGCGGTATTCAAACGGTGAAGGCGCTCGCCGTCGAACCGCCGCTACAGCGTCGATGGGATGAACAATTAGCCAGTTATGTCCAGGCGAGTTTCCGTGCCACCAGCCTCATGACGGTGGCTGGGCAAGTGGCGGCCTGTATTCAGAAATCGACCACCATTGCCATTATGTGGGTGGGCGCCTACCAAGTCATCGACGGCGGGTTAAGCATCGGGGAGTTAATTGCCTTCAACATGCTTTCGGGGCAAGTCACCGGACCATTGTTGCGTATGGTGAACCTCTGGCAGGAATTTCAGCAAGTCGGTATCTCGATCCAACGACTGGGCGACGTTCTGAATGCCAAGCCGGAACCTACCTACAATCCCAACCGCACGGCCCTTCCGCAGATTGCCGGCCAGATTGTATTTGAGGATGTGGGGTTTCGGTATCGTGTCGATGGGCCGCCGGTGCTTCAGCACGTCTCCCTTTCGCTGCAACCAGGGCAGATCGTCGGCGTAGTGGGGCGATCAGGGTCTGGGAAAAGCACGATTGCCAAGCTGATGCAACGTCTGTATGTGCCGGAGCGCGGTCGCGTGCTAGTGGACGGCGTAGATCTCGCGCAGATAGACCCCGCCTGGTTGCGGCGCCATGTCGGAGTTGTGCTGCAAGAGAACTTTCTGTTTAACCGCTCGGTGCGGGACAACATCGCATTGACGGACCCTGGGCTCCCGATGGAGCGTGTGATGCACGCCGCGAAACTCGCCGGCGCCCATGAGTTCATTCTTGAACTTCCGGACGGATACGATACGGTCGTTGGAGAGCATGGTTGCGCGCTCTCGGGCGGGCAGCGGCAACGCATTGCCATCGCCCGCGCCTTAGTGGCGAACCCCCGCATTCTCATCTTCGATGAAGCGACGAGTGCCTTGGACTACGAGTCCGAAGCGATCATCCAGCGAAATATGGCCCAGATTTGTAAAGGGCGTACGGTCGTCATCATTGCCCATCGGCTCAGCACGGTTCGTCCTGCCCACAAGATTTACGTCATTGATCGAGGGCAACTAGTTGAGCAAGGCACGCATGATGAATTGCTCATGCGCAATGGGATGTATACGCGACTCCACCAGCATCAGGAAGGGCGTGCGGCGTGA
- a CDS encoding lipocalin family protein — protein sequence MQVANRHARMRILFAATALCLVLSACAGVSPKDTLPTVASVDLARYAGPWHEIARLPMWFQRHCVDSKATYTVRADGAIGVHNECVTDTGGHDEIDGVAWVLDPQTNARLTVVFDNFFARLFGSSRDGNYWILALDPDYRTAMVGTPDRRYLWILSRTPHLDETTYQHYLEQARQLGFPVSTLIRTLRSTTQ from the coding sequence ATGCAGGTCGCCAATCGTCATGCCAGAATGCGTATCCTGTTTGCCGCCACGGCACTATGCCTGGTCCTATCCGCCTGTGCCGGAGTAAGTCCAAAGGACACGTTGCCGACGGTCGCCTCAGTCGATCTGGCTCGATATGCCGGACCTTGGCACGAAATTGCACGGCTGCCGATGTGGTTTCAGAGACATTGCGTGGACTCGAAGGCCACATACACAGTACGTGCCGATGGTGCCATCGGCGTGCACAATGAATGCGTCACTGATACCGGAGGGCATGACGAAATCGACGGTGTGGCATGGGTTCTTGATCCACAGACGAATGCGCGCCTGACGGTGGTCTTTGATAATTTCTTTGCACGACTTTTTGGCTCCTCGCGTGACGGCAACTACTGGATTCTTGCACTGGATCCAGACTACCGTACCGCAATGGTCGGGACGCCAGACCGCCGGTATCTCTGGATTCTTTCCCGCACTCCTCACCTGGACGAAACCACCTATCAACACTACCTTGAGCAAGCCAGGCAGCTCGGATTTCCTGTTTCAACGCTCATTCGCACCCTCCGGTCTACGACACAATAG
- a CDS encoding MBOAT family O-acyltransferase — MPLHSFYFLALFLPLAVAVHFLLTKAGHFRLAVAGLVSLSLAFCGWRGLSDAEILMGSICINFLIALLLRRQAGQPGPKQTFFLALGITVNLSLLAYCKYSAFVVENVNALLHTTYPVLTTYLPIGISFLTFQQIAYLTDVYRGQVKTFNFLDYCFVCSFFPKLLAGPIVRHAEVVPQIAQSMRMLSHEALAAGATRFTIGLFKKVVLADTLAGYATPLFAADTIARDPGMVEAWGGILAYTFQLYFDFSGYTDMAIGIAQLFGISLPENFNSPYKATSITDFWKRWHMTLSRFLRDYVYIPLGGNRQGPTRQYFNLLLTMMLCGLWHGASWTFVIWGTLHGAYLLVNHGWRRLALPCPPTIGWGITFLSVAFAWAWFRADSVSAAIRLTTSLSGLNGLWENGFREALRYLELPAPQLDALARFFDHDMGFVIRVGHWTIYPANMLFSTPLLQTFWLVVSGLIVLRFPNASEWMHPSPKNSESLFSLRRALVVGGLLFLVWLASITSQTSGFIYENF; from the coding sequence ATGCCATTACATTCGTTCTATTTTCTTGCCCTGTTTCTGCCGCTTGCTGTCGCCGTCCATTTCCTGCTCACCAAGGCCGGCCACTTCCGTCTGGCGGTCGCGGGACTCGTTAGTCTATCCCTCGCATTTTGCGGCTGGCGAGGCTTGTCCGATGCAGAAATCCTGATGGGTTCGATCTGCATAAATTTTCTCATCGCACTGCTGCTGCGGCGGCAGGCAGGGCAGCCCGGGCCGAAGCAGACGTTCTTTCTCGCCTTGGGAATTACCGTGAATCTTTCCCTACTTGCCTATTGCAAATATTCGGCATTCGTTGTGGAGAACGTCAATGCCCTCCTCCATACCACCTATCCGGTCCTCACGACGTACCTTCCCATCGGCATCTCATTTCTGACCTTTCAACAGATCGCGTATCTGACGGATGTGTATCGCGGGCAGGTCAAGACATTCAACTTCCTGGACTATTGTTTCGTGTGTTCGTTCTTTCCGAAACTTTTGGCCGGGCCGATTGTTCGACATGCAGAAGTGGTCCCTCAAATCGCACAGAGCATGCGCATGCTCTCGCACGAGGCATTGGCGGCAGGCGCAACCCGCTTTACCATTGGGTTATTCAAGAAAGTCGTGCTGGCCGACACATTGGCCGGATACGCCACCCCCCTCTTCGCGGCAGACACGATCGCCAGAGACCCAGGCATGGTCGAAGCCTGGGGCGGCATTCTGGCGTATACGTTCCAGCTGTACTTCGACTTCTCCGGGTACACCGATATGGCCATCGGGATTGCGCAATTGTTCGGGATCTCTTTACCCGAGAACTTCAATTCCCCCTACAAAGCCACGAGCATCACCGATTTTTGGAAGCGATGGCACATGACCCTTTCCCGCTTCCTTCGAGACTATGTATATATTCCGTTAGGCGGAAACCGGCAGGGCCCCACACGTCAGTACTTCAATCTCCTGCTCACAATGATGTTATGCGGACTGTGGCATGGAGCCAGTTGGACGTTCGTGATATGGGGAACGCTTCATGGCGCCTATCTCCTCGTCAATCATGGCTGGCGAAGGTTGGCGCTTCCCTGTCCTCCCACCATCGGGTGGGGCATTACCTTTCTATCCGTCGCCTTCGCTTGGGCCTGGTTCCGGGCCGACAGCGTGTCCGCAGCAATCAGACTCACAACCTCTCTCTCCGGCCTGAACGGACTCTGGGAAAACGGATTTCGGGAAGCGCTTCGATACCTGGAACTGCCTGCCCCGCAGCTCGATGCCTTAGCGCGATTTTTCGACCATGACATGGGATTCGTGATACGGGTTGGGCATTGGACCATTTATCCGGCCAATATGTTGTTCTCAACGCCTCTGTTACAGACATTCTGGCTGGTTGTTTCCGGACTCATCGTGCTAAGGTTTCCAAATGCGTCCGAGTGGATGCACCCCTCCCCGAAGAATTCGGAATCGCTGTTTTCGCTGCGACGGGCATTGGTAGTAGGGGGACTATTGTTCCTGGTGTGGCTAGCGTCGATCACGTCGCAGACCAGCGGATTCATTTATGAAAATTTCTGA
- a CDS encoding response regulator yields the protein MMTMQRRILIADDEEAFRETTAALLAEAGYACSSARDAVEAERLLEKGVDLLLTDVRMPGNSQLELLETVSRRHPDLPVVVVTGYPTVGTAIESFRLAIVDYLIKPVDLDELKGAVERGLRRRMMTRTVKEAATETAKVASIFDQLGRSIHQSARHGEHLEWSMQEYMAQAMGHIAHLSALIGRTMEVSRTSYPQEPTDICAFMKCPRLERYEAAIEEAVEVMERTRSSFKSKEIGALRQRLEALLREGRR from the coding sequence ATGATGACTATGCAGCGACGCATTCTCATTGCTGATGACGAGGAGGCGTTTCGGGAGACGACCGCGGCGCTTCTGGCCGAGGCAGGGTACGCGTGTAGCTCGGCCAGAGACGCGGTGGAAGCCGAGCGTTTGTTGGAGAAGGGCGTCGACCTCCTGCTTACCGATGTGCGTATGCCGGGAAATTCCCAGTTAGAGCTGTTGGAGACGGTGTCCAGACGTCATCCGGATTTACCGGTGGTCGTGGTCACGGGATATCCGACGGTGGGGACAGCGATCGAATCGTTTCGACTGGCCATCGTGGATTACCTGATCAAGCCGGTTGATCTGGATGAACTGAAGGGGGCAGTGGAGCGAGGCTTGCGACGCCGGATGATGACGCGGACTGTGAAGGAAGCCGCCACCGAAACAGCCAAAGTGGCCAGCATCTTCGACCAATTAGGCCGCTCGATCCATCAAAGCGCGCGGCATGGCGAACATCTGGAGTGGAGCATGCAGGAATACATGGCTCAGGCGATGGGCCATATTGCGCACTTGTCGGCGTTGATCGGACGGACTATGGAGGTCTCCCGCACGTCGTACCCTCAGGAGCCTACGGATATCTGTGCGTTCATGAAGTGTCCGCGCCTCGAGCGATATGAGGCTGCGATTGAAGAGGCCGTCGAGGTCATGGAGCGCACACGAAGCTCGTTCAAATCGAAGGAGATCGGGGCTCTACGGCAGCGATTGGAGGCCCTGTTGCGAGAAGGTCGCCGCTGA
- a CDS encoding PAS domain S-box protein, with protein MTSLGSRWRRYRSTPFHGGWTAWSWHALSAVSLLGTAALDVLTPLTPVGGAGYVLAVLAAGMIPSSGAPWVVAIAATGFAGLGADWSSIGGVAWTQFFSCGISVGAVWLAAWIVAQWQATSRSRAYALSSRLQSLLTNSHTIIFVKDLDGRFLEVSDQFAGLLGLPADAVIGKTDHDFFPAEFADSYRQHDAEVVTAGTAMNFEEAALVHGSLRWYVARKFPFRDETGRIIAVGGVATDMTARLLAEADRHEAQERLDLVVGATQTGIWDWDLQTNRMYYSSLWKATLGYEEEEISDSPGEWESRLHPEDHARIMALVDDYLSGRSASYELEHRLRHKDGAYRWVYTVAVLQRDADGRPRRMTGSHVDITTRKQAEQALAQSEGTLRSFFDSGVLMMGIVEVVDGDILHISDNRRVASFFGTTPERMQGRRASEMGVPAEVIQLWIRHYEESACTSQPVRFTYVHRDPCSGSELYLSATVCWIGAGSVGPSRYSYLVEDVSESRRLEVTLRDTAERYRGVVAALAEGVLVHDVQGRIIACNPSAERILGLTADQLMGRTPVDPGWQAIHPDGRPFEDDQRPPSVTLRTGRPCTEVVMGLCRPTGELRWVSINTQALTEPGRERPYGVVGSFHDITERRRAEQALLEAQSELERRVQERTARIQELESQRSQTEKFAALGHLAAGIAHEVNNPLAGITNAFHLVKQGIDRDHRHYRFVELIDREIHRLTAIVKKMYTLYQGVPAGKREATDIAALLQDLTVLLGHKLASKRVRLRTAVEIVRECVDVPRSDLLQVLLNLVQNAIDASSPDSEVLLRVVEEDGQLRWTVTDQGTGIPPHILPRVFEPFFTTKIGSSWQGLGLGLSVSRGLVEAMGGRIDIQTTVQCGSTVTVVHPLTAGDGIERGGASPPMRKGQQDDDYAATHSHC; from the coding sequence GTGACCAGTCTCGGCTCTCGCTGGCGGCGGTACCGATCGACCCCTTTTCATGGTGGCTGGACAGCATGGTCGTGGCATGCCCTCAGTGCGGTAAGCCTTCTCGGCACGGCCGCGCTCGATGTCTTGACTCCCCTCACACCTGTGGGCGGCGCGGGATACGTGCTGGCCGTGCTGGCTGCCGGCATGATTCCTTCCTCCGGAGCTCCATGGGTTGTGGCGATCGCGGCAACCGGATTCGCCGGGCTGGGCGCTGATTGGTCCTCGATCGGCGGAGTGGCATGGACCCAATTCTTCAGTTGCGGCATCTCCGTTGGCGCCGTCTGGCTGGCGGCCTGGATCGTGGCCCAGTGGCAGGCCACGTCCAGAAGCCGGGCCTATGCCTTGTCTTCGCGGTTACAGTCGTTGCTCACCAATAGCCACACCATTATCTTCGTCAAAGATCTCGACGGTCGGTTCTTAGAGGTCAGCGATCAGTTTGCGGGCTTGCTCGGGCTGCCGGCTGATGCGGTGATCGGGAAGACCGATCATGATTTTTTTCCCGCCGAGTTTGCGGACTCGTATCGACAGCATGATGCGGAAGTTGTGACGGCCGGGACAGCGATGAATTTTGAGGAAGCGGCACTGGTCCATGGCAGCCTCCGCTGGTATGTCGCCCGTAAGTTTCCCTTCCGCGACGAGACCGGTCGAATCATTGCTGTCGGTGGGGTGGCGACGGATATGACCGCGCGATTGCTGGCTGAGGCGGATCGCCATGAAGCGCAAGAGCGTTTGGATCTGGTGGTCGGCGCGACCCAGACGGGCATTTGGGATTGGGATCTACAAACCAATCGGATGTATTACTCCTCCCTGTGGAAAGCCACGTTAGGCTATGAGGAAGAGGAGATTTCGGATTCGCCCGGCGAGTGGGAGTCCCGTCTGCATCCCGAGGACCATGCGCGCATCATGGCGCTTGTCGACGACTATCTCTCCGGTCGAAGTGCCTCGTATGAATTGGAGCACCGGTTGCGTCACAAAGACGGGGCGTATCGATGGGTCTACACGGTTGCGGTGTTGCAGCGAGATGCGGATGGGCGTCCCCGGAGGATGACGGGGTCGCATGTGGACATTACGACGCGTAAGCAGGCAGAGCAGGCCCTAGCTCAGAGCGAAGGCACGCTTCGCAGTTTTTTCGACAGTGGTGTGTTGATGATGGGAATCGTGGAAGTCGTCGACGGCGATATCCTGCACATTTCCGATAATCGGCGAGTGGCGTCATTTTTCGGTACGACACCGGAACGGATGCAAGGACGACGGGCTTCGGAAATGGGAGTGCCCGCAGAGGTCATCCAGCTCTGGATTCGGCACTACGAGGAGAGTGCCTGCACAAGCCAACCGGTTCGGTTTACCTATGTGCATCGGGACCCGTGCTCCGGGAGCGAGCTGTACTTATCCGCGACGGTCTGCTGGATCGGTGCCGGTTCCGTGGGACCGTCTCGGTACTCCTATCTCGTCGAGGACGTGAGTGAGTCCCGGCGGCTTGAAGTGACGCTGCGAGACACTGCCGAGCGGTATCGAGGCGTGGTGGCGGCGCTTGCTGAAGGCGTATTGGTGCATGACGTGCAGGGGCGGATTATCGCCTGCAACCCTAGTGCGGAACGTATCCTAGGCCTGACGGCTGATCAACTCATGGGGCGAACACCGGTTGATCCTGGCTGGCAGGCGATTCATCCGGATGGGAGGCCGTTTGAAGACGACCAGCGGCCTCCGTCGGTGACGCTTCGCACCGGTCGTCCTTGTACTGAGGTCGTGATGGGCTTGTGTCGGCCGACGGGTGAATTACGATGGGTGTCCATCAATACACAGGCCCTAACGGAGCCTGGGCGAGAGCGACCCTATGGTGTGGTGGGGTCGTTCCACGACATCACAGAGCGCCGGCGAGCCGAGCAGGCCTTGTTGGAGGCCCAGAGTGAATTAGAGCGTCGGGTGCAGGAGCGCACCGCGCGGATTCAGGAGCTGGAGTCCCAGCGCTCTCAGACTGAAAAGTTCGCGGCGCTCGGCCATTTAGCGGCCGGTATCGCGCATGAAGTGAACAATCCCTTGGCCGGCATCACCAATGCCTTTCACCTCGTGAAACAGGGAATCGATCGCGACCATCGACATTATCGATTCGTGGAGCTCATCGACCGCGAAATCCATCGACTGACCGCCATCGTGAAGAAGATGTACACCTTATACCAGGGAGTACCGGCGGGTAAGCGTGAGGCGACCGATATTGCGGCGCTTCTGCAGGATCTGACCGTCTTGCTTGGCCACAAGTTGGCGTCCAAGCGTGTTCGTTTGCGGACGGCAGTGGAGATCGTGCGGGAATGTGTCGACGTACCCCGGTCCGACCTCCTTCAGGTGTTGCTCAATCTTGTCCAAAACGCCATCGATGCCTCCAGCCCCGATAGCGAGGTCCTGTTGCGCGTGGTTGAGGAGGACGGCCAGCTTCGCTGGACGGTGACTGATCAGGGTACCGGTATCCCGCCACATATCCTGCCGCGCGTCTTCGAACCATTTTTCACGACGAAGATCGGTTCCAGTTGGCAGGGGCTGGGGCTCGGCCTATCCGTCTCTCGCGGATTGGTGGAGGCCATGGGGGGCAGGATCGACATTCAAACAACCGTTCAATGTGGCTCGACCGTTACCGTTGTGCATCCGCTGACAGCCGGCGATGGTATTGAGCGAGGTGGTGCCTCACCTCCGATGCGAAAGGGACAGCAAGATGATGACTATGCAGCGACGCATTCTCATTGCTGA
- the glgB gene encoding 1,4-alpha-glucan branching protein GlgB has product MDHSQQNQVIQPFTSASPQQDTFRDRRSLLTSDDLYLFNEGTHFHLYDKLGAHPATFDGVEGTYFAVWAPEAEQVSVFGTFNHWDPTRHPLHPCQSSGIWEGFVPGVGRGTLYKFHIRSRNHGAVLIKTDPFARLNEVPPKSASVVWDLGYTWHDQDWMQSRVRHNALDAPISIYEVHLGSWMRVPGDGNRSLSYREAAPKLIEYVQQLGFTHVEFLPLMDHPFFGSWGYQTTGYFAPSANYGTPQDLMYLIDQLHQRNIGVILDWVPSHFPTDEHGLSRFDGSYLFEHADPRQGLHPDWGTAVFNYSRNEVRSFLISSALFWLEQYHADGLRVDAVASMLYLDYSRKEGEWIPNRQGGRENLEAISFLRQLNEEVYRRHPDVQTYAEESTSWPSVSRPTYAGGLGFGMKWDMGWMHDTLEYMALDPVYRKHHHRNLTFRMLYAFQENFLLPLSHDEVVHGKGSLLGKMPGDDWQKFANLRVLFGYMYAQAAKKLLFMGGEIGQWREWAHDDSIDWNLLQYPPHQGVQRWVADLNRLYRTEPALHECDFDPRGFEWIDCQDADTGAISLLRHDRSSLHSIAIVCNFTPVPRQQYRVGVPKGGYWKELLNSDASAYGGSGMGNLGGLSTEPVPAHGHTHSLVMTLPPLAVLFFKPAA; this is encoded by the coding sequence ATGGATCACTCCCAACAGAACCAGGTTATTCAGCCGTTCACTTCGGCCTCGCCTCAACAGGACACCTTCCGGGACCGTCGCAGCCTTCTCACCTCGGATGATCTCTATCTCTTCAACGAAGGCACCCATTTTCACCTGTACGACAAACTCGGGGCGCACCCCGCAACCTTCGACGGCGTAGAGGGAACGTATTTCGCCGTGTGGGCCCCGGAAGCCGAGCAGGTGTCGGTGTTTGGAACGTTCAACCATTGGGACCCGACCCGCCATCCACTCCACCCCTGCCAATCATCCGGCATTTGGGAAGGGTTCGTCCCTGGAGTGGGCCGCGGCACCTTATACAAATTTCATATTCGCTCGCGAAACCACGGGGCAGTACTCATCAAAACCGACCCATTTGCCCGCCTGAATGAAGTTCCGCCGAAATCCGCCTCCGTGGTCTGGGACCTGGGTTACACGTGGCATGATCAGGACTGGATGCAATCCCGCGTCCGGCACAATGCACTCGATGCCCCCATCAGCATTTACGAAGTCCATCTCGGCTCCTGGATGCGCGTCCCCGGTGACGGCAATCGCTCCCTCAGCTATCGTGAAGCTGCCCCGAAGTTGATCGAGTATGTACAACAATTGGGGTTCACCCATGTGGAATTCCTGCCGCTCATGGATCATCCCTTCTTCGGATCCTGGGGCTACCAAACCACGGGCTATTTTGCCCCCTCCGCCAACTATGGCACGCCGCAGGATTTGATGTACTTGATCGACCAATTACATCAACGCAATATCGGCGTCATTCTGGACTGGGTACCGTCGCACTTTCCGACGGACGAGCACGGCCTCAGCCGGTTCGACGGGAGTTATCTCTTCGAACATGCTGACCCACGCCAGGGACTCCATCCCGATTGGGGCACTGCCGTGTTCAACTATAGCCGCAATGAAGTGCGCAGCTTCCTCATCAGCAGCGCCCTCTTCTGGCTGGAGCAGTATCACGCGGACGGACTCCGGGTGGATGCCGTTGCCTCGATGCTGTATCTGGACTACTCGCGCAAAGAAGGCGAATGGATCCCCAACCGCCAGGGCGGGCGGGAAAATTTGGAGGCGATTAGCTTTCTTCGTCAACTCAATGAGGAAGTCTATCGCCGGCACCCGGACGTGCAGACCTATGCGGAAGAGTCCACCTCCTGGCCGTCAGTTTCGCGGCCGACATATGCTGGCGGACTGGGGTTCGGCATGAAGTGGGATATGGGCTGGATGCACGATACCCTTGAATACATGGCACTCGATCCCGTCTATCGCAAGCACCATCACCGGAATCTGACCTTCCGCATGCTCTACGCCTTTCAAGAGAACTTTTTGCTTCCTCTCTCCCATGACGAAGTCGTGCACGGGAAAGGCTCCCTCCTGGGAAAGATGCCCGGGGACGACTGGCAGAAATTCGCGAACCTCCGTGTGCTCTTTGGCTACATGTACGCGCAGGCGGCCAAGAAACTGCTCTTCATGGGAGGCGAGATCGGCCAGTGGCGGGAGTGGGCCCATGACGACAGCATTGACTGGAACCTGCTCCAATATCCGCCTCATCAAGGCGTGCAACGGTGGGTTGCCGACCTGAATCGCCTCTACCGTACCGAGCCGGCCCTGCATGAGTGTGACTTCGACCCTCGCGGGTTTGAATGGATCGACTGTCAGGATGCGGATACCGGCGCCATCAGCCTCCTGCGCCATGACCGATCGTCTCTGCACAGCATTGCCATCGTCTGCAATTTCACGCCTGTGCCGCGCCAGCAGTATCGCGTCGGCGTCCCGAAGGGTGGGTACTGGAAAGAGTTGTTAAACAGTGATGCCTCGGCGTACGGCGGAAGTGGAATGGGAAATCTCGGCGGTCTGTCGACTGAACCGGTTCCCGCCCACGGCCATACCCATTCCTTAGTTATGACGTTGCCGCCGCTGGCCGTGCTCTTCTTTAAACCCGCCGCCTAG